One Pyrus communis chromosome 13, drPyrComm1.1, whole genome shotgun sequence genomic window carries:
- the LOC137712783 gene encoding uncharacterized protein yields MAFQLKFMVPLILLVSLSLVAPLIQAKDVNYCDKKADYDVKVSAVDITPYPVARGKPASFSISATTGTSISGGNLVIEVSYFGWHIHSETHDLCAETSCPVSIGDFVIAHSQDLPGYTPPGSYSLKMRLYDGNKHELTCIAFDFDIGFVSSVADS; encoded by the exons ATGGCTTTTCAGTTGAAGTTCATGGTCCCCCTCATCCTCctagtttctctctctctggttgCCCCTCTCATCCAAGCCAAGGACGTCAACTACTGCG ATAAGAAGGCTGACTATGATGTCAAGGTCTCCGCGGTTGACATTACTCCTTACCCCGTGGCGAGAGGCAAGCCTGCCAGCTTCAGCATTTCTGCAACTACAG GTACATCGATCTCTGGAGGAAACTTGGTGATTGAGGTTTCGTACTTTGGTTGGCACATCCACAGTGAGACTCATGACCTTTGCGCAGAAACATCTTGCCCTGTTTCAATTGGCGATTTCGTGATTGCCCACTCGCAAGATTTACCCGGATATACTCCACCT GGTTCGTACTCTCTTAAAATGAGGCTGTATGATGGAAACAAACATGAGCTGACATGCATTGCCTTCGATTTTGACATCGGGTTTGTATCATCTGTGGCTGATAGTTAA
- the LOC137712742 gene encoding uncharacterized protein, producing MVVKMMRWRPWPPLTTKKYEVRLVVRRLEGWDLVREGAGGAGPQDQEKEDKWSAEIRWKGSKVKVGALSSLRRAVVKRNFTREVEASSEDGVVSWDEEFHSVCSLSAYKDNVFHPWEIVFTVFNGLNQGAKSKAPAVGTASVNLAEFVSEAEQKEIELHIPLASSGSAAELCISLSLLELRTAQEITEPVQRSIFPVQSPPQSAEAVSLEKDELSALKAGLRKVKIFTEYVSARKAKKPCREEDGGSEGKCSARSDDGDYNYPFDSDLLDEFEEGESEEVKEDSSVRKSFSYGTLAHVNYAGGSIYSNMRINTEGEDWVYYSNRKSDMECSQTEEPTAPVSELPASSKRGLLSWRKRKLSFIRSPKAKGEPLLKKAYGEEGGDDIDFDRRQLSSDESLSLSWNKTEDDSSANRSSVSEFGDDNFAIGSWEHKEVTNRDGHMKLHTQIFSASIDQRSERAAGESACTALVAVIADWFQNNQELMPIKSQFDSLIREGSLEWRNLCENETYRERFPDKHFDLETVLQAKIRPLSVVPGKSFIGFFHPEVVDEGQFDFLHGAMSLDNIWDEISRAGSECASNGEPQIYIVSWNDHFFILKVEAEAYYIIDTLGERLYEGCNQAYILKFDSDTTIYKMKNIAQSSDDKPTTSDQQIVAAEAGESRNQQVSAKEYGSTVEAEITKPEEPKEEEEVVCQGKESCKEYIKSFLAAIPIRELQADLKKGLMSSTPLHHRLQIEFHYTQLLKLLPATPAAEMAADASQSPQL from the exons ATGGTGGTGAAGATGATGAGGTGGCGACCGTGGCCGCCTCTGACGACGAAGAAGTACGAGGTGAGGCTAGTGGTGCGGAGGCTGGAGGGCTGGGATCTGGTGAGGGAGGGTGCAGGCGGGGCCGGTCCACAGGACCAAGAAAAAGAGGACAAGTGGTCGGCGGagattaggtggaagggatccaaGGTCAAGGTTGGGGCTTTGAGCTCTCTCCGGCGCGCTGTGGTCAAGAGGAACTTTACCAGAGAGGTCGAGGCTTCGTCTGAAGACGGCGTCGTTTCCTGGGACGAGGAGTTTCACAGCGTTTGCTCTCTCTCGGCTTACAAGGACAATGTATTTCACCCTTGGGAGATCGTATTTACTGTCTTTAAT GGTTTGAATCAAGGTGCCAAAAGTAAGGCTCCTGCTGTTGGAACGGCATCAGTGAACCTTGCTGAATTTGTGTCGGAAGCTGAACAGAAGGAGATTGAGTTACACATCCCCCTGGCCTCATCTGGTTCTGCTGCTGAACTTTGT ATATCACTCAGCTTATTGGAACTGAGAACTGCTCAAGAAATTACAGAGCCAGTGCAGAGATCAATTTTTCCTGTTCAATCACCTCCTCAGTCAGCAGAAGCTGTATCTCTAGAAAAAGATGAGCTTTCTGCTCTGAAAGCTGGTCTTAGAAAAGTAAAGATTTTCACAGAGTACGTATCTGCCAGAAAAGCAAAAAAGCCCTGCCGTGAGGAGGATGGTGGTAGTGAGGGCAAGTGCTCTGCTAGGAGTGACGATGGTGATTATAATTATCCTTTTGACTCTGATTTGCTTGATGAATTCGAGGAAGGTGAATCAGAAGAGGTCAAAGAGGATTCCAGTGTTAGGAAGTCTTTCAGTTATGGCACGCTGGCTCATGTAAATTATGCTGGGGGGTCAATTTACTCCAATATGAGAATCAATACTGAAGGTGAGGACTGGGTTTACTACAGCAATCGCAAATCAGATATGGAATGCTCACAAACTGAGGAGCCCACTGCACCGGTGTCTGAGCTGCCTGCAAGTTCAAAACGAGGCTTACTATCTTGGAGGAAGAGAAAGTTGAGCTTCATTCGGTCTCCCAAGGCCAAAGGAGAACCTTTGTTAAAGAAGGCCTATGGTGAAGAAGGTGGTGATGACATTGACTTTGATCGTCGGCAGCTTAGCTCTGATGAATCTCTATCTCTCAGC TGGAATAAGACGGAGGACGATTCATCTGCTAATCGGTCGTCAGTGTCTGAATTTGGGGATGATAATTTTGCCATCGGCAGTTGGGAGCACAAGGAAGTGACAAACCGCGATGGACACATGAAGCTTCACACCCAGATCTTTTCTGCTTCTATTGATCAGCGTAGTGAGAGAGCTGCGGGCGAGAGTGCTTGTACAGCTCTGGTTGCAGTGATTGCCGATTGGTTTCAGAATAACCAAGAGCTCATGCCCATAAAGTCTCAGTTTGATAGTTTGATTCGGGAAGGCTCATTAGAGTGGAGGAATCTCTGCGAAAATGAGACCTACAGGGAGCGATTCCCCGACAAGCACTTTGATCTTGAGACGGTCCTGCAAGCAAAAATACGTCCTCTTTCTGTAGTTCCAGGGAAATCATTCATTGGGTTTTTCCATCCTGAGGTTGTGGACGAGGGACAATTTGACTTTTTGCATGGTGCAATGTCCCTTGATAACATTTGGGATGAGATTAGCCGCGCTGGATCAGAATGTGCTAGCAATGGCGAACCTCAAATTTATATCGTCAGCTGGAATGACCATTTCTTCATTCTCAAGGTTGAAGCTGAAGCTTACTACATCATCGACACATTAGGGGAGAGGCTCTATGAAGGCTGCAACCAGGCCTACATCTTAAAATTCGACAGCGACACGACAATttacaaaatgaaaaatattgcaCAATCATCTGATGATAAACCGACAACCAGTGATCAGCAAATTGTGGCAGCAGAAGCAGGAGAATCCAGGAACCAGCAGGTCAGTGCAAAGGAGTATGGATCTACAGTAGAGGCAGAGATAACCAAGCCAGAGGAGCcgaaggaggaagaggaggtggTGTGTCAAGGGAAGGAGTCCTGCAAAGAGTATATAAAGAGCTTTTTGGCTGCGATTCCAATAAGGGAGTTGCAGGCGGATCTCAAGAAAGGACTAATGTCGTCCACACCTCTCCATCACCGGTTACAGATTGAGTTCCACTACACCCAGTTACTAAAACTGCTGCCGGCTACTCCAGCAGCAGAAATGGCCGCGGATGCTTCACAAAGTCCCCAACTTTGA
- the LOC137712001 gene encoding uncharacterized protein At5g39865-like, which yields MKGMRGKFLKKLKSIPTIGTLKHGLLFQVNPAEKFSNPNHQTPSLLVLKHEDGQRKNNLSAELVVKEYKDEDMGLGFNVVYKENITPPSMETKETGVEADIFHDAEDDDEDDELPCLLDFEEKCPPGGGDSVILYSTSMTGVRKTFEDCKAIRFLLESFKVSVYERDVSMHMEFREELWTLFGGKVIPPRLFIKGRYIGGAEEVIRLHEQGRLKKLLEGIPINLSSSPCTGCANVRFIVCVNCNGSRKVFTDGDHEHDELCVRCPECNENGLTKCSICC from the coding sequence ATGAAAGGAATGAGAGGAAAGTTTCTCAAGAAACTGAAGTCCATCCCAACAATTGGCACTTTGAAACATGGCCTGCTCTTTCAGGTCAATCCCGCGGAAAAGTTCTCCAATCCGAACCATCAAACACCGTCTTTGCTTGTTCTCAAACACGAAGATGGCCAGAGGAAGAACAATCTCTCAGCGGAGCTTGTAGTTAAGGAATACAAAGATGaagatatgggattgggttttAATGTTGTCTATAAGGAGAATATTACACCACCCTCAATGGAAACCAAAGAAACAGGTGTGGAGGCTGACATATTTCATGATGCAGAggatgatgatgaggatgatgaactTCCTTGTTTGTTAGATTTCGAAGAGAAGTGTCCGCCAGGAGGAGGCGATTCTGTCATTCTATATTCAACAAGCATGACAGGCGTTAGGAAAACATTCGAGGACTGCAAGGCAATCCGTTTTTTGCTGGAAAGTTTCAAAGTATCAGTGTATGAAAGGGACGTTTCGATGCACATGGAATTCAGGGAAGAGTTGTGGACGTTATTTGGCGGTAAAGTGATCCCTCCGAGGCTTTTCATCAAGGGAAGGTACATTGGTGGAGCTGAAGAAGTTATAAGACTTCATGAGCAAGGCAGGCTGAAGAAGCTCTTAGAAGGAATCCCAATCAACCTGTCTAGCTCCCCATGCACCGGCTGTGCCAACGTGCGCTTCATTGTGTGCGTCAATTGCAATGGCAGTCGCAAAGTTTTCACAGATGGTGATCATGAACACGACGAGTTGTGCGTTAGATGTCCGGAGTGCAACGAAAATGGTTTGACTAAGTGCTCCATCTGCTGCTGA